In Festucalex cinctus isolate MCC-2025b chromosome 1, RoL_Fcin_1.0, whole genome shotgun sequence, the sequence ctggttcctaattattttcggaattcggaagaaaggccgaccattttcccccttggctttgttcgaacagccaacgatgcagcaacaatgtaccattttaaacgcagacaacaaacgtgatagatacgtgttagaccgaatcgctccgtaaatggaggccacccagcatggtgactacgagaaatccgaggcggaagtgacgacacgtgcaagcgacctattagcagcgaacggctgctttttttttttttttgttgttttttgtttcttaaacTGTAGACTAGTATTGGCAGCTTAACAatgcattcggatgaatggatgacggaaagatgaagtttctttagccaagtatggcgtATTAATTGTGGAGCGCAAAAAAAATGCGTCTGCATTTCACCAGCCTTCAGGATTAAAacggaagtaaaagaaagaaagaagaaacgtgttcgagcgcctcacagtggcacaagcgcaacattacacaaCTGAATACATAAGTacagtttaagatgaaaagaagcagccgttcgctgctaatacttctgtcaagcaaccactcgaacgttgcgtgcgcatgcgtgttacataacgccacagaagagCTAAACCGTGGGAAcggtttagtaaactgtgggtccaaattagcaaaaataaataaaaattcagacccagacaccagaggggctccgtacattacagcttacatcgatcacatcacatcatttgcaacattggcatccgaaagaagggcacCAATAGCgtatttgaagtttgaagtttattgaacatatgcatatatacatatataattatataaacacataaacaaataaagaaagttaaaagtaaaaaataaaagaaacatccaataaatatcgatgtatatgttcaagggagtaggaagaagttgaaaacttatccagtcctaccccttattcgtcatatcctatcacttatttataataaattacattttaataaaagaaaatatataatcctactcgtataaaaaaataaatagaaaaataaaaaatacacaatagtaacacacatatatacaaatttcattacactcatattgatatatcaaagaaaaataagtaaataaataaaataaataaaaaataatcttcttaactcatatctgatttaaataataatattgaaccttacttttaaacatttttttaaattcaacaagtgaattacatcttttcaggtcagttcccaagttattccacaaattaactcctttaacggagacacacctttgcttaatatttgttcttgttttgggttttttgtacacacttgtaccccttatctcataaggacagtttctaatttcaaacaacttttgagtactgtggcagagtagattattgtatactttatacattatttgtgctattttaaactcaaccaagtcataaaatttcattgtatttaatttaataaatagtggatgtgttgattctgtatattttgatctattaataatccttatggctcttttttgcaatttaaaaacagtgtcggtatttgttttatatgtatttccccaaatttccacacaataggtcaaatatggtaataataatgtattatataatgtatatagtgaattcgTATTTAGGgcctccttggttttatagagtatccctatgatttttgacattttccttttaacattttctatgtgtggtttccaacataatttatcatcaataactactccaaggaatttattttcatacaccctttctatttcatttaaattcacCATTATtgtaacttgatgagtgattggtctagtaccaaaaactatgaacttggttttatttaaatttaatgataatttattcatatcaaaccaattttttattgtatttaattcatactccacagtagtcagaagctgcttcaagttgtctccagaacaggagaaagttgtatcatccgcaaacaagacactcttgagtattttcgagacacaaaagatatcattcatatacaatataaataatttagggcccagcacagacccctgaggaactccatgagtaatcttcaattgttttgaatttgtattattaaactgcacatactgatatctatcatccaaataactttttatccatttatatgctaagcctcttataccatatttcactaatttattcattaatatagaatggtctatggtgtcaaatgctttctttagatccataaatatcccaacagggaattttttattgtctatgttggtagctattgcctctacaagttccatgactgccattgaggtggtccgtttttcacTAAAACCGTCCTGATTttcactcaaaatcttatgtttctcaataaaattatccagtctatataaaaataatttttctagaatttttgagaactgtggcaacaatgatattggtctatagttactaaatatatgtctatcaccacttttgtaaataggaattacttttgctattttcatttttgatggaaatataccagtttggaaagacaaattacaaatatatgtaaaaggttttacaacatattctataatacttttgaccagtgtcatatcaatattaaaatagtcggtagactttttaattttttaatgtttttacaacatttaatacttcaatatcattaacaccattaaggaacatagtggatgaattatttacaacgtacttatctatttcatgtttatttcttgtctctggaatttcatttgccaaattactacccacatcaactaaatattcattgaagttattgactatgtctgaaattttatcgattacactgtctttatcttttataaaatattctggataatttatttttttagatctatttttaattacatcatttagtattttccatatttcttgcatattgtttttattctgctctagtaatgcatggtaatgatctttcttccttatacgcataatatttaataatttatttttataggtcttatactttgtttcagcttccatagttcttgttttaagaaatcttttatataaaatatttttctttttacatgcattttctatcccctttgtcatccataccttatttggacctttatacttccttttaatttgaactattggtcagtgtttattgtataaaaagttaattgttgactggaattcactatatgcagtgttaggatcgttttttgaatagacctcagaccagttatgcttttctaggtccagcttaaaggcagccatggacctaGGTGTTGTTATAGTATTTGCTGACctcggagcagctttcacaaatGTTGTGGCATCCAGAAGAgcagatcggcttgcattcggcccattgcttttaGGGGGGTTGGTGGTTTACAACTTTGGCACAATACGAGgtgtaagggggaaaaaaaattccatatgacaCTTAATTAGTGCGTCGTGCTTCTCAACGAGGAGCGTGCGCGGCCAACGAGCACTTCCGTGTTCAGTGCGTGAAGCCGTCTTCCTGCGCCCTCTCGCCAACACGCTAAAAGAAGCGTGCCAAAGGCGTTTTCCCATCGGCAGTCATGCAGGCGGCCATGCGTATATGTGTACCTGCCTTTAAAACAGAGTTGGCGGGCTgtctcttatttatttttttaagtatcggGACTAAAACAAAATTATGCAGAGCTGTTTTTGGTGCCAAAAGGTCACGGTACGGTACTGGTACCGGTACCCCCTGAAACActaaatcatatacaactccagttttgggtaattagtgatgtaagTTACTGTTGTTGATGTCTCTCATGCTCATGCAATTCCTCCACtgttttcacgattcgtgttttttgttgaccagagttatctttagtttgaataaaaattcagcAGTCGTTTGTCCACGTACtttcaaaaagtcaattttttctcatttgttgcgcctttttggcgatgtcagcatttcgtttggtgaaattttcgttgatgtagacgtgtttaccacgaagcttgtgacgttctctcagaagagcaatctttttctttctgtcaacaaacctgatccatgcatccatccatcttctaccactTATCCGGACTTGGGTCGccagggcagcagctttagcagtgaagcccagacttccctctccccagccacttctagctcctccggtgggattccTGGGtgctcccaggccagccgagagacataatcGTGTCTTCAGTGTGTCCTGGTTCGACGCATAGCCTCCCGCTGTTGGGACATGCGTGGAACACCTCTCCATGGAGACGTCCAATAGGCGTCCgagccagatgcccgagcccccTCAGCTGTCTCCTCCCAATACGGAGGAGCAGTGgctcgactccgagtccctcccaGATAGCTGAGCTCCTTTTGGCCGCacctgtattaaaaaaagaaaaagaaattaggtttATTGGTgcacatcaatccatccatttttttaactgcttgctcctcacaagggtcgggggggtggtgctggagcctatcctaactggcttcgggcagtaggcggagtacaccccgaactggttgccagccttcGCAGGGCATATTGGTGCACAATGAACCAATAATTATTTGCAAAGGGCACACTGCCACAGTTTTGCTGCCCTTgctctttttaattggttttcgtCTACATCCAAACCTGTCACATGTGCCACATTGCATCTGTAAAAAGAAAGAGACCAAGGCAAAATTTTTGCCATCTTGTGTGCAGTTATGTCAGTAGTAAAGAATAGGGAATCATCGCCCGTTGTAGATAACATAATCTGtgccattaaaatgtattataattatttattataacaTTTCTGTTGCTATTGGTAAGGAAGTACTATGCACTCAAAATATGATCTAAATATAGATGATGCACATCTCTTAATTTTTCAGTTGAAATCTTCACtcattttgaatgatattttttttctgtaaattttagcgcttgagctcaatagcttccaggtcatgtgacctattgaccccaaatcagtgctgcatcatagtggcatgtctgatagatgaggcacaccttttatttttttttcagttgagaCCTTCCCTTATAATTGTTTTCTATAAATATCAgtttagctcaatagcttccaggtcatgtgacctgttgACCACAAATGCATGCTGCATCACattggcatgtctgatagatgatgctcaccttttactttttcattttagacctccacttattttttttaaatattttttttctgtaaatgttATTAATTTAGCTCAagagcttccaggtcatgtgacctattgatcccaaatcaatgctgcatcatagtggcatgtctgatagaaaatacacacctcttatttttttcattttaggccGCCacgtatttttaattaattatttctgtaaatattagcttttgagctcaatagcttccaggtcatgtgacatattgaccccaaatcagtgctgcatcatagtggcatgtctgatagaaaatacacacctcttatttttttcattttaggccGCCACGtatttttaacattgttttcctataaatattagcatttttgtttaatggcttctaggtcatgtgacctattgaccccaaattagtATTGGCTCAAAGTCGCATGTCTGCTCGATGacacacatttctttttttctctatttcaacctttccttcattttaaattaacttaatattgtacatatcaatgttattgctcaatattacCCCACAACAATATTACCCCCttatttggagccgctagctacaaaaaaatggagggcaaagtgaaagtggaagctgaaggtattttgtttttggctgaaacagtacgtcgatctCTATGTtcgtggtgtaaattgtcattgatTAAATGGTTTGTGTCCgcatatactcgtcttgctcaagctatcttagcttgctagctgctaacaaacagagtgCACAATTGCTACACATTCCTCACCAGCTGTGCCCAAGTCAAGGTGCCACTGTAGAAACAATACACGTCAAGTCGCGCTTTAGATTTGACTTAACTGAACCAAATGTgtatttgtcttcttgtgtcttgcagatgttggtgaaaaatatcttGGTCCTGAGAAGCAGGAACTGAAGTCTCCtcatgttaaaaaggaggaggaagagcatgcttacattaaagaggaggaagagcccCTTCGTGTCAAAgaagaggaggttgaggatgatgtcaccaagtcaccactgACCTTTGTTGCTTTAAAGAGTGACGATAACGGTGAGCATGAGGAggacagaggggcggagccccaaagcagcagctcaactcaACACATGAAGACAGGAGGTGATGCAGACCAGTGGGGACCACCACAAGCACAAAGTGATGACACAAGGTCACAGTCTGCTGAcactgacgacgacgatgatgaataCGCTAAACGTAACCATGCTGACAACAACCGCtgcaaatgttctcagtgtgggaaaacatttagtTCAAAAGGGTATTTGAAAGTTCACTTGAGaaaacacactggagaaaaaccttttgcctgcccagactgtggccaaagtttctctcagcagtcaaatttaacaaaacacacaagaacacacactggagaaaaaccttttgcctgcccagactgtggcaaatgcTTCTCTCAAaagggaagtttaaaaacacacacaagaacacacagtggagaaaaacccTTTTCCTGCTcggactgtggcaaaagcttctctgttaagggaagtttaaaaatacacacaagaacacatgctggagaaaaacctttttcctgccaagactgtggcaaaagcttctctgttcagggaagtttaaaaatacacacaagaacacatgctggagaaaaaccttttgcctgctcagactgtggcaaaagtttctcttacaagtcaaatttaacaacccacacaagaacacacagtggagaaaaacctttttcttgcccagactgtggccaaAGTTTCTCTCaccagtcacatttaacaatacacacaagaacacacagtggagaaaaaccttttgcctgcccagactgtggcaaaagcttctctgttaagggaagtttaaaaacacacagaagaacacacactggagagaaacctttttcttgcccagactgtggaaaaagcttctctgaaaagggaagtttaaaaatacacacaagaacacatactggagaaaaaccttttgcctgcccagactgtggcaacaGCTTCTCTGTTaagggaagtttaaaaacacacagaagaacacacactggagagaaacctttttcttgcccagactgtggaaaaagcttctctgaaaagggaagtttaaaaatacacacaagaacacatactggagaaaaaccttttgcctgcccagactgtggcaacaGCTTCTTCAAGAAGGGAcattttaaaatacacaaaagaacacacactggagaaaaacctttttcctgcccagactgtggcaaaagcttttcTCAAAAggttaatttaataatccatacaagaagacacactggagaaaaaccttttgcctgcccagactgtggcaaaggcTTCTCTCACAAGGGGaatttaacaagccacacaagaagACACGCTGGGAAGGAACCGTTCAGTTGCAGTATTTGTGCtcaaagattctcttgtaaaaagcttgctgagagacacgagtgtgctggtgacaATAGCAGCCATATTTGAAGCTTAAAAATAAAGGGAGTGAGGTTGTGCTATGATGTAAAAGTGtcaatgatttggaacaaaatagaGAGGGAAGAAAAAAGTGATCGACGCTGATTTTGATAATGATAAAGAGGAATAtcagaaacaaatgcaaagagacatgaaatacaaaatcaaaatgaattttcattattttgaggGACATCATGAATCAACTCCTCCCATTGTAGTCCTTCGCTGATCTCGAACCTTTCTCATGCACATTGAGACCCAACGAGGTGATATCTTGCATGGAGCCCCCCAGAACCCAAAATTTCACAGCAAcaaaatttaaaggggaagtcagccccaaaatgttcttaatatgttctatgtgcctCCACGAGTCGAAACACGAAAAcacattaattaatcaattgcaTTTGCCCTGAGTTTTGCTCCAGTTCCAAGTGTCAGCGGCTGCGACAATAACCTCAAATCATGTTGGATATCTCTTGCCGTGTACAGTGTtgtgaaaaagtatttgcccTCCTCTCAAATTCTCCCTTTTATTGCGCAGTTTGCCAAGTTGAACATTTATCAAAGATAACCGCTATTATGACTTGAGACGTCGACATGACTCCTTCCGTGTCGGTGACCTTGTTCGAGTGAAAACACAGCCCAGGTCAGATGCTCACTCTAATTTTACAGCTCAACTTGCTCCCCTATTTGAGGGACCACTGTGTGTGTCCGAACGACTCAGTGATGTGAACTACAGACTCGCTTGGGTGGACTCTGGTGCTGATGCTGGTGTTTATCATATTGTGAATATGCAGCCGTTCCATACTTGGGATTCTCTCACTGCCAAGAGACAATTGGTTTCCTCTCCTGCTGAGAGGGGGACCTCTGGGATCTCGGACACGGACTTTTCCGCCCCTCAGGCCCCATTAGGAGATGCTGATGCTGAACTTGAGCCATTTCCCTTTGGTTCAACGGACATTGACTCTGATTGTGAGGCGGACACTGTtccccggggtctcccgccCGGGTCTGAACCCGacctggctttaaaaaaaaaaaaaaaaaaaaaatccactgtacattttcatttttacaattgattATATGTCGATTTTTGTTGTATACGGTGCTTGCCTTTTGTGCGTACCATCCATAATTGTGTTCTATGTATAGATGCTATTTGGTATGGTCAGTTGCTTCTTAAGCTGTTTACGGCTGTGATCAGCCTTTTTCTCACCAGGCAGTGTGCGACCGCGCCACGTGGTGCTTCTTTGGTTTTGTGtagaagtagtttttttttcccttttggcgaggaatagtttttttttttttgtattgccctcAACGGAAATTATAATGCGCGGTGGCGTCGAGCCCGCTCTCtctttgtgttgtttgtttagAATAAATGTTGACTTTGTGGACGGAAGTTGCTCtccctttttgttttgctgccCCGCTGCGCCGTCCATGGCAAATCAGCCTCCGCGCGTTACAGACGCtgcggaaacacaattctaaattccctgctgaacttttaaacCAAGaagtccctttacccagaactcaaagaaacTGGACTTGTTGGTGTAAAAGCAGCAGCTCTTAATTCGTAGGATATGCTATGTAACCTTAAAATCAAACATTGTCTTGAAGGCTACCCGTTTCAGCTGCATGTCCagtaggggtgggtgatatggctttaaatttatatcacgatatttcaaagaaatttgtggTGACGATACTTTTTGACAATACAGTGGtaacgtcccttcatacgaaagtttcaagttttgaaactcctcaacaggaaaatattgcctctagttgtgtgaaggctggaggccttcacacatatgtcatTCAacctttattattgttttttacttAAACTTATTCCTCCCACTTTTTTGTCCcgcatctacttccacatttttcacccgattcactccattccagtttcaaactattccaaaaattcacgcgacgcatgcttgtatttttattattcctacgattcacgccttacccgcaattcccgatttcgtacccgatttttccccatgtattcttaatgggagattcaaaatttcacatttacttccacatttttcactcgattcacatcattccagcttcaatatattccagcaattggtgccatgagcgattccagcttttcaggttcaaaattcacgccttacccacaattcccaatttcgtacccgattatttcccacattctacattttccatttacttccacattattcatccgattcacatcattccagcttcaatacattccagcaattcatgccacattcagaaattaaacaaccaaatacaaattaaacaatCCACATTCATGTGAAGAATGCTAGCCCAAACCACTAACTAACACTGGCTGATGTGACATCACGCACGGGCATACATGTATGCTATACTGCACAACAAACTTT encodes:
- the LOC144006464 gene encoding uncharacterized protein LOC144006464, producing MQAAMHVGEKYLGPEKQELKSPHVKKEEEEHAYIKEEEEPLRVKEEEVEDDVTKSPLTFVALKSDDNGEHEEDRGAEPQSSSSTQHMKTGGDADQWGPPQAQSDDTRSQSADTDDDDDEYAKRNHADNNRCKCSQCGKTFSSKGYLKVHLRKHTGEKPFACPDCGQSFSQQSNLTKHTRTHTGEKPFACPDCGKCFSQKGSLKTHTRTHSGEKPFSCSDCGKSFSVKGSLKIHTRTHAGEKPFSCQDCGKSFSVQGSLKIHTRTHAGEKPFACSDCGKSFSYKSNLTTHTRTHSGEKPFSCPDCGQSFSHQSHLTIHTRTHSGEKPFACPDCGKSFSVKGSLKTHRRTHTGEKPFSCPDCGKSFSEKGSLKIHTRTHTGEKPFACPDCGNSFSVKGSLKTHRRTHTGEKPFSCPDCGKSFSEKGSLKIHTRTHTGEKPFACPDCGNSFFKKGHFKIHKRTHTGEKPFSCPDCGKSFSQKVNLIIHTRRHTGEKPFACPDCGKGFSHKGNLTSHTRRHAGKEPFSCSICAQRFSCKKLAERHECAGDNSSHI